Genomic window (Lycium barbarum isolate Lr01 chromosome 2, ASM1917538v2, whole genome shotgun sequence):
GAGAATagagaggtacatgtatttcaaaagttactggaccagttatgaaatgtaattttggaaaaataaagctacgaaaattaaataaaaaataaaatagttattattcataaataagtcttacaGCTAACTATGACAATTGAATTTTCCTTTAAAAAATTGGCCACTTTTGGCAAAACGTTATTTTACATTGGGTCAATATTTAAATGATGCCATCGAAAAATCTTATTTGTACAACGACAATTTGCACGCATtattttgcgcggattgccctttttttggggtggtctttaaattttgcccctcatatttgtaatctttaaattatgcccgtcatattactggtctttaatttttgtccttcgtgttgcaaccctgagcgttcacgcagaaatcatgaagTTCTgcgttcgaacccccgctcaagcataattttttttaaaaaaattgcaaggcaaggtttgggttgcgtgtatgccggacccggcatacacttattaaggggtcgtttggtgtgagaggagagagaggagagggattttttttttagggtttggagaagatgaaTAGTCTCGGAATAAAATTTTAGTGCCTCCTTATCCCAtatttggttggaataaaaatccgggattagttattctggGATTGTAGCCTTATTTTATTCCACCTTAAGGATGGAATAACTAATTCCGGGATAAGCTGtttcccaaccaaacgagccctaaagaGTATTATTATCACTATATGTTGTCATAGTGAAATGATCGAGTTCAATAATCTAGTAGAATATGTTCTGCCCGTTTGACTTTGTGTGAGGTAGACAAATTTACATGGTTTAATGAATGCATATATATCAAAAACATATGATTTTTGAATCATTAGTAGCTAATATTCTATATTGATCCTAAGTTCATTTGTTCGATTTTAATTACCTTGCACAACACAAAATGACAAAATTATAACCAATGGATAGAATTGAAAAATAGCATAAAAGTTCACGATTGATATTTCCCAAAGCATTATTTGTTTAGATTAACATTAATAAGATTACATTTCTGTTAATTGTATAAATTTATAATCAAGCTCATAAGAGTAGGGTTTCGATTcaatttactaaaaaaaaaaaaaaaaaaaaactggaaattCTCAAACGGGTGGAACACAATCGAGCGACTCACACGCACGGCACGTGTGACAAATTTGAATTCGGACCTAAAAGTATCTCTCCACTGATTTCAATTTAAAACGACACTTCCCGTTACACATTTTTTGAAACACAGCATTACCGCCCCCCTTCTCTACCCACCCACCCTTAACCCCCTACCCCCCTTAACGAGCATCTCAAATCTCTCTTCTCAGGTCAAAATTCATTTTACCGGAGTTTGAATCTCTGATCGGAAAGTTTTGTCCAATTTACTGCTTGTATTTCACTAGGTAAGTTTTGTTTTACTGTTTGTTATAGATGCATGGAGGTCAAATTTGTTGTGATTTGAAGAGCGTAGCTAAGTAAATGTGGTTAGTGTAGAAGACTGAATCTCCgatttagagttttttttttgtgctaattGTTGATTGTATCTATGACTTGAAATTGTGTTTATATAGATGCCAATCAATTTACTGGTTGTATTAACtaggtaagtttttttttttggctgtttGTATAGATGTGTGGAGGTAGAATTTGGTTAATTTTGTCGTAGTTTGCGTGATTTGAAGAGTGTATATAAGGAAAATGTGGTTAGTTTAGAGCTTTAACTGGAATACTGAATTTTTTGAGTGATTGAATCTCCGATTTAGCATTTTTTGTGCTTATTGCTGATTTTATTTATGAGTTGAAATTATGTTAATATAGATGCACGGATTGAGGTAGAATTTGGTTTGTTTATGTGGCAAATTACTGGTTGTATTcactaggttttttttttttttttttggttgctgTTTGTATAGATGCGTGGAGGTAAAATTTGGTTAATTTAGTAGTAATTTTATGATTTGAAGAGTGTATAAGGAGAATGTGGTAAGTGTAGAGCTTTTAACTGGAATACTGAGTCTTTTAAGCGGCTTCATTTTGCTGGAGAAGATTGAATATCTGATTTAGCATTTTTTTGCTAATTGCTGATTGTATTTATGAGTTGAAATTATGTTTATATAGATGTGCGGATGCAGGTAGAATTTGGTTTGTGTTTGTATGTTTGGTGTTTCGGCAACTGTGTATAGTAAATTTCACGGTTATCGTTAAACTAATGGTCTATGTAACTAAGTCATAAAATTAAATTTTGTAAAAGTAGAAAAATACATCAATTTGCTCTATATTTTGTATAAAGTAAGAATCATCGGAAATCCAGTAGGAAAATGGGGGATGGGGGTTTTGGAGCCCTAGCTGTAAGATTATGATCTATTCAATTGTAATCTGTTTGAGGATGTGTGGCCTCCGAACTTGAGTTTTTTGCTTGATTACTCATCTCAATCTTCACAATGTCTTCGTTTTGTCTGCGATTGAATATCCAATTGAATGTTATCCATATTTTTTTATTGTATTTAGGTGTTTAAATTTGTCATTGTTTTTGATGCATGGAGCTACATTTTGGTTATTTACTACAATTTCACGATTTTGAAACCTTAATTGGAAATTTCGACTGTTACAATCAGTTCTTTTTAGGAGCTTGGTTTTTGCTGATATTTATTAGTTGGTCTCCAAACTCTATTTTCTGTTTCATTCTGTATATCTATCTATGTTGCGAACTGCTTCATTCTGCTAGAGATTGGATTGAACATTTATGCTCAATCTTGATTGTATTCATGAGTTCAAATTTGTGATTGTCTTAGATGCATGGAGTTAGAATCTTGGTTATTTCTTGTAATCTTTGCTGACTTGTTTGTGCATAGACGGCAGATGTAGTTTGATAACTCTAACAGGAAACTTTGACTGTTTCAATTGGTAATTTTTTAGGAGCTTTTCTTTTGCTGCTAATCATTGGGTGGTCTGATTCAAGATTGGGTTTCTAGGATTGACATTGAGTGGCAATGGAGACTTCCGAGGGCAAGGACACATCACAGTGTGTGAGAGTTGCTGTGAACGTTAGACCGCTAGTTACTTCTGAGCTTCTCATTGGGTGCACTGATTGTGTCACAGTAGTCCCTGGTCAACCGCAGGTGCTCTTACTTTATTAATTTTTAGCTGGTGAATTCCTTTTGTATCGTACAATATTATGTTTTTAGTTGTCCATTTGGTCTGGTGAGTCATTTTAATTTTAAATAAATGAACTTGTTGCATTTGCAAAAGTTTTAGTAGTTCAGTGTTGAATTATTAAATCATCATCTTTTGTTGTGCAATGTTGTGGATTCATGAAGTTCAACTATCATATTTGATCGCAATACTGATTTGGCTTTTATTGATGTTCTTGACCACAAACAGGTGCAAATTGGATCGCATGTCTTCACATTTGATTATGTATTTGGGAGTGGGGGCTATCCATCTTCACGTATATTTGAGGAATGCGTTGCACCTCTTGTGGATGCATTGTTCCAAGGCTACAATGGGACTGTGCTCGCTTACGGTCAGGTAAGGCGTCTTTATTTTTGCTCACTTCTTGGTCGTTTTCCTAGGTCTAATTTACTTGATTTTTTCCTGTTTTTACGCAACTCTATTTGATCTTGTTTATGTCCTTGGATTGAATGTACTCTTTTGACATAAGAGACTAACTAGTATGTATTCTGCGATGATGTGTGTGTTGAAGACGGGCTCTGGGAAAACATATACAATGGGCACTAATTATAATGGTGAAGAGCAGACTGGGGGAGTGATCCCAATGGTTATGAATACTATATTCTCAAGAGCAGAGTCAATGAAGGAGTCAGCAGAATTTCTGATCAGAGTATCCTTCATTGAGGTATGGAAAGAGAAATCTGGTATTTCATTAAATATATGTCCTTGCAAGGTAAAAATGACATGCTGTATTTATCTTTTGATTTTTGATTCTTGCAGGTTTTTAAAGAGGATGTGTTTGATCTATTGGATCAAAATGCAATAGCCTTTTGCAAAGCTGATGGGACAGCGAAGCCTACAGGGGGGCCTGCTAGGATTCCCATTCAAATTAGGGAGACTGTTCATGGAGGAATAACTCTGGCAGGTGTCACGGAGGCCGAAGTTAGGACAAAGGAAGAGATGGCGTCCTTCCTGTTGAGAGGGTCAGTGGCACGAGCCACCGGAAGCACAAAGATGAATAGTCAGTCAAGGTATACATCACCTTATATATGAGTGTTCTTTTTGAATGGACCTCACTTAAATTTCTATTATAACAATTCTGGATCTCTTCATCTAGTTGTGGATTACCTATCTTCTGTTTATGTCAACAGCCGTTCACATGCCATTTTTACCATATCATTGGAACAAAAGAGAACCGCTAATTGCTCAAGTGGATCAAcaaatgatgatggtgatgacaTATTATGTGCCAAGCTTCATTTGGTTGACCTTGCTGGTTCAGAGAGAGCAAAGCGAACTGGAGCTGATGAAATGCGTTTACGAGAGGGTAATGACAATTATATTTTCAGAAATATGACTGTGCTACGTATTTATTTTGTAACACTACCATTTGAGTTGAGACATTAATGACTAGATGGAAAATCTCTCATATACTCCCAGCTACTAAACATAAAATGTGCATGATCAGTATTCATCGTTTGAGCATTCTGGTGTAGGCATTCATATCAACAAGGGATTGCTTGCTCTTGGCAATGTAATCAGTGCCCTTGGTGATGAGAAGAAGAGGAAAGAAGGCGCTCACATCCCATACAGAGATAGCAAGCTAACACGTCTCTTACAGGCATGGACTTCTGCAGCCCTCACTGGTGTCTGCTTTTGATTTCTTAAATCTTAAATTATACAATCAGCTGTAGTTGCTTTCTGCAATGCcctttttaatttaattatataAAGTAATATAGACTGTATCACATAGGACGCCATAAGTCAGTAACCAACTACTCAATCTGATTGTTCATTTGAAGACCAAAATCAATTGGAGATTTGCAAACAGAACTATGCAAGTTTTATTCTGAAGAGAAACCAAATGAAAGAAAAATAGCAGAAGAGCTTTAACTCTGACACTTGTATAAGGAAATTCTCCTTAAAACAGGAGCAACTGATATTAAATGATTGCGAGTAATTGGAAGTAAATTTTCTTCAAAGTAATTTGTACATACATTTGTTTTCAGGACTCACTTGGAGGAAACAGCAAGACAGTTATGATTGGTACTTATTTACTATTATTAAAGTCACTGCTTGATTAATTCACTTTACAAGATTGGCACTGTACTTGTGTTATTATATGTTTGCCAGTAATATTGTTCTTGCTATGCTTGAATGAATGCAGCTTGTGTCAGTCCTGCTGACACCAATGCAGAGGAGACCCTTAACACTTTGAAGTATGCAAATCGTGCTCGCAACATTCAGAACAAAGCTATTGTAAGTTCAAATCTGCTTAACAAGATCATCataatttttcatttttgtttCTGAACCTATTCCTTTTTCGCAGGTCAACCGTGACCCAATGGCAGCCCAAATGCAAAGAATGAGGAGTCAAATTGAACAATTGCAAGCCGAGCTTCTTTATGTTCGTGGAGACTCCGGAGCACCTTTTGAAGAACTCCAGGTAAAATATTCTTTTAGTGATCAAAGGACTGGAATTTTCAGCATTTTCTAGGACTATCAGTGCATGTTGGAGACAAGTAGTACTATTCTTGAGGTTCTACCATTACTATCTATCTGCACCAACCCTTTCAAAGAAACAGGATAAGGGGCTTGACATATGAGTACTGTCCTTTGATTGTTTGAGTTTCTATGTTTGTTGGGCAGATTCTTAAGAACAAGATTTCTTTGCTTGAAACAAGCAATGTAGAGCTACAGAAGGAGGTAAAAGAACGCCGGATTAGCTGCGAACATTTAACACAACGTGCTATTGATGCCCAGGTTTGTTTAGTTATTATtagcaatttttttaaaattaattggaaAATGACTCGACGCTGGAAGTCTCTTATAAGGATCTTATATGACAGGTTGAAAGAGATAGACTAATCTTAAAGATTGAATCTTCTAAAAATGGTAGACCTTGGAATGAGATAGACAACTCTGATCAGGTTTGACTCAATTACTACTGAAACTTACTTCACATTATTAGTATATTAGCAGAATTTCTGATCTGGGTTCTGGATATCCCTTTCTCCTAGGATTTGGATTTGGTGAAAAAGTATGTAAGCAGAATTCAAGAACTAGAAGCAGAGTTGCTTCATTTACAAAGCTCCAGTAATTCAAAGCCTGGTGAACCTGTTGATTATCTTGGGCTAGACTATGGTGAGCAGGATTCTGACATCAAAAGTGCAGATACAAGTGGTAAGCAGTTTTTAAATAATGCATGATAGGCAAATAACCATTTGATATAGCTGCCGTTTAGTGGGTGTTCTGAGGATTTGTCCCTTTTATTCATACCTTTATCTTGTTTGATTTCTATAGTAATCTCTTTGTCCAAGCCCTATCAGGGAACTAATCTGATGCCAAACTTGCTCTGTAAAGGTGAGGCTGAAGTGGAGGAGAAAGAGCTTGAACATTCTTCTCTTCAAGAAAAATTGGATATGGAGCTTAAAGAGTTGGACAAGAAACTCGAACAGAAGGAGGTAACTTTTATTTGCAAGATTTTTGTTCCTTGAAACTTTCTTTTTGAACAAGAATTTCAAAGAAATGTATTCACAACTAGTCGTTGCTGCTTAATATTCTTTTCACTTTTCTCTCCTAACTTCTTGTCTCATCTACTAAAGGCTGAAATGAAGAGGTTCGCGACAGTTGATACCTCAGTTTTAAAGCAACATTATGAAAAAAAAGTGCATGAACTGGAACTAGAAAAGAAATCTCTGCAGGTAAAGTGATATGCTCTATGTGCTGACACTGAAGGTTTATTCATGATTGTCCTTTTCTTACTATTGATTTTACATTCTGATGCAGAAAGAAATTGAATCTCTTCAGCGCAACCTTTCTAACATTTCATCTAATTCTGATGAAAGTGCTCAAAAGTTGAAGCAAGACTATCTTCAGAAATTAAATCTTCTAGAATCACAGGTAGGCTTTTAAAATATATGCACCAATCAGTCAGGATATACCTCTTCAACTCAATCCTCCTTCAGCCACCTGAAGGGAAAAAGCATAAACTATACAACGAAAAGCACTGCCTCATAATTCATTGCATCTTGCAGGTTGCTGTGTTGAAGAAGAAACAAGATGCTCAATCTCAGCTTTTGAGACAAAAACAGAAGAGCGATGATGCAGCAAAACGTCTTCAGGATGAAATCCACAGAATTAAGACACAAaaggtactaattattatatatcaGGCACTTTCGAATGTAAAAGAGAATTTCTTTCATGCAACTGATTCATTTTTCTGAATCCAGGTTCAATTACAacaaaagataaaacaagaatcTGAGCAGTTCAGGTTGTGGAAAGCTTCAAGGGAAAAGGAGGTTCTTCAGGTATTGTTAATTTAATTTTGAGTCTATAGTTCACCGTCTTATGTAATGAAACTTGCACGCGCATAGCCTCGCTTATGTTTTATAGGTGTCTATTATCCCTATTTTATTCAAATCGTCTAAGAGACATATTATGCAATGACATTTTTCATTTAACTTTGCCTGTTTTTTGTCTGTTTgttcattttcttgattttcaaagAAGAAAATCATAGGGTTACTTCCTTTTATTGCTGCGAAGTTCATTCTTTTTGTGACTAACTGTCTGTTTCATGCGTTGTCTCAACAGCTTAAGAAGGAGGGAAGAAGAAATGAATATGAGATGCATAAGCTCTTGGCACTGAACCAGAGGCAAAAGATGGTAAAGAAAGAGTTTGTTAACCGTTCTGCTTTGAAAGTAGCACGTGGCTTACCTTAAATGGTATACAGGTGTTGCAGCGGAAAACCGAAGAAGCTGCTATGGCCACTAAACGACTTAAGGAGTTGCTAGAGTCTCGAAAAACATCGCGTGATATGGCAAGTTCCGGAAGTACTAGTGCTGCAGGATTCCAGGTATCTGTGCCAAGAAGGGGTTATTTTGGCATTTATTTTTCATCATAAAAACGTTTGTCATTTAAAGTTTACTAAAATATCTTTCTATAGAGAGATTGTAAGACCATCCTTCTTGTTCAAATAATCTATCATCAAGGCCTTTGGGAACATAAATTTTCGCACCTAGTTAATTGTCTGTTTTTCCATGCAGGCATTGATGCAAGCAATTGAACATGAACTTGAAGTTACTGTACGGGTGCATGAAGTGCGGTCAGAATATGAGCGCCAGATGCAAGAGTAAGTTTGTCAATTCATTATGATTGGATGAACTTGTCAATGTTTCTATTTATCACTTGAAAGTTTTTAGGTTGTTGTCTTTCTATCCAGATGCATCTACTATTTTCAGTCTTTTGCATTTGAAGGAATACATTCTTTTTTTGGCAATATCAATGAACTATACTTCTTCCCTGCATTCCTTCCTTTCCAGAGAAAGTCAATTAGTTTGGATTGTCATAAAAGATTTGATTGAATGTTTGGCCACCGACCTACACATGCTAGCCTCATAATTTGATGCATCTTTTGAAGTCCATCCCGTAGTGGAATGGGCAATTAGGTGACAGAATGACTTATGTCTAATATATGTGCATAGCAGATTGCTAAGGTGGTGGGATAAGGCATTATAGAAGTAATGGAGCACATTTTCGTTATTGTAGTAGCATTAAGAGTTGTGGCATTTGAAACGCCACTAGTCATCAATCAACTTGGCAGTAGAGTTGACATGTTTAGGTTTCTAAGAGCTAACATAATGTAAGTAGTTTTAGGGTCCGGGTTTTTATATCTTGTAAAGTTCATCGGGTATGGCTGGGACTGGGATTTGTATTATATCTTTATGGCTTAAGACCCATGATACATAAATGATACCCAGACAAATCTGACTTTGGTGGGGAGAAATGAGAAAATTTGGAATTGTATTAGCCCATATTCCTTCTGTCACTGGCAACTAGATGGACAAGATTCTCTTCTTACCAAATCCAACCACTTTACCAATCTACAGATACCAACCTTAGCTTCTTGGTAGTGCAAGATTGTTCAGTCACTTACTCTCTCCATATGGAAAACTGTATCAATTCTTAATGTGCCAAGATGGGTGCAGGTGATGAAAGCTCATCTATAGCCTATGATCTTTGAATATTTTATGTTTTTGTATATGTTTCAAGTAGAGATCATATATTGGATTAGTATATAACGGCCAGTTTCATGGTGTAGTATGTTTTTATGGCATTGACACCAAGGATTTATGGATGCTGTCTCCCACACACTATATCATATTTAATTTTTCAATATTTGTTATGTAGCTTGTATATCATAGATAGTCGTTTGTCatattaaattaaataattaaaataaaacaaagagaTTGCAGTGcaattttttattcttttcatAATTTTATCTGACATTTTGAACTACAGGAGAGCAAAAATGGCCAATGAGGTCGCTGAGTTGAAGCTGAAAACCTTAAGGTAAAACTTTTATTGGCAATAATGTTTCTGAAGTGTTCTTTCTGCGAAGTgcattttatattgctaatactCTTATTAACTTAAATACTTCTATATAATTGTTTTTGCAGTGATTGCCCCCAGAAAATGTCTCCGGGTGCAAGAAATTCCAGGATATAtgcacttgaaaacatgcttgccACTTCATCTAGCACACTTGTCTCCATGGCATCACAGTTATCGGAAGCAGAAGAGCGTGAACGGACCTTTAGTGGTAGGGGTAGATGGAACCAAGTCCGGTCTCTTGCTGATGCAAAAAATATTATGAACTTTTTATTTAACCTCGCATCATCTTCTAGGTAAATGCCTTTTAAACTTGCAAGTCTTTGCTTCACGCTAACTTTCCTGAAATAAATTGTAACTGTTGTTTTGCTTCTGGTTTCCTGTAGGTGCCAGCTAAGGGATAGGGAAGTTGAATGCAGAGAAAAAGACGCTGAAATCAGGGAGTTGAAGGAAAAAGTCGTAAATTTGGTCAGACAGCTAGAGTTGCAAAAGAGTGAATTGAGGCAGCTAGAGTCGGAGAATAGCCAACTGATTCAGCAGGAGAAGTTGATGGTCAGTACATCTTTTGAATGAATTAGCAGAATATTGATCGAGTAGCTTCTTCTTAACTTCCATTCGTTAATGAAAAGAAGAAACTAAGTTATCCTTCAAGTTGACACACTTTCCTCACTTTTAAGTGTTGAGTTTATCTTTTACCAAGGCAAGTTTAACGTTGTCAAGGTTTCTTTAATAGGAACTGATGGATATGAAATAGTTAAAATGGAG
Coding sequences:
- the LOC132627627 gene encoding kinesin-like protein KIN-4C, which translates into the protein METSEGKDTSQCVRVAVNVRPLVTSELLIGCTDCVTVVPGQPQVQIGSHVFTFDYVFGSGGYPSSRIFEECVAPLVDALFQGYNGTVLAYGQTGSGKTYTMGTNYNGEEQTGGVIPMVMNTIFSRAESMKESAEFLIRVSFIEVFKEDVFDLLDQNAIAFCKADGTAKPTGGPARIPIQIRETVHGGITLAGVTEAEVRTKEEMASFLLRGSVARATGSTKMNSQSSRSHAIFTISLEQKRTANCSSGSTNDDGDDILCAKLHLVDLAGSERAKRTGADEMRLREGIHINKGLLALGNVISALGDEKKRKEGAHIPYRDSKLTRLLQDSLGGNSKTVMIACVSPADTNAEETLNTLKYANRARNIQNKAIVNRDPMAAQMQRMRSQIEQLQAELLYVRGDSGAPFEELQILKNKISLLETSNVELQKEVKERRISCEHLTQRAIDAQVERDRLILKIESSKNGRPWNEIDNSDQDLDLVKKYVSRIQELEAELLHLQSSSNSKPGEPVDYLGLDYGEQDSDIKSADTSGEAEVEEKELEHSSLQEKLDMELKELDKKLEQKEAEMKRFATVDTSVLKQHYEKKVHELELEKKSLQKEIESLQRNLSNISSNSDESAQKLKQDYLQKLNLLESQVAVLKKKQDAQSQLLRQKQKSDDAAKRLQDEIHRIKTQKVQLQQKIKQESEQFRLWKASREKEVLQLKKEGRRNEYEMHKLLALNQRQKMVLQRKTEEAAMATKRLKELLESRKTSRDMASSGSTSAAGFQALMQAIEHELEVTVRVHEVRSEYERQMQERAKMANEVAELKLKTLSDCPQKMSPGARNSRIYALENMLATSSSTLVSMASQLSEAEERERTFSGRGRWNQVRSLADAKNIMNFLFNLASSSRCQLRDREVECREKDAEIRELKEKVVNLVRQLELQKSELRQLESENSQLIQQEKLMKLALEHPMGRTDSSVSNVLSSIDGHDYDLRQKGNRSSLIYSGGWNKTELEEDMDTSDSDCSYQDKSDTDYGLVCCSCSKKSSCKTNRCECRAVGGSCGASCGCDPIRCSNKETSAKKDHLPSLDVVGDEGNTLGTDEAESSQTLASQGAMLLQNALSERPVQSKDEGETKRKPLSDIGNTMAKSNAPKPNQRRKWKKSVIQLVPAPTTQASNADAPTKTSQPSNTDASVKTENVGEIDTPPLKLPRAMRSALTNGNTLRERNSETNDSVDLTTPPAPRSPLRQAKASDEKEN